Genomic DNA from Clavibacter michiganensis:
CCCCGCTGATCTCGCGCCAGTACCCCTCGACGAGCACCGTCATGGGCATCACGAGCGTGCCGCCGGCATAGTCGAGCACGCGGCGCGCGGTCTCGACGACGAGCGGCCGCCACGGCGTCCAGTGCTGGAAGTCGTCTAGCTGCGGGAGCGGCGGCCGGATGTCCATGAGCACCTCGCCGACCTTCTCGGCGTCGAGGACGCGGCTGTCGGGGATCCGCTCCTGCACGAGCCGCGCCGTCGTCGTCTTGCCCACGCCGTGCGTCCCGTTCAGCCAGATGATCATGGCCGGAGGCTAGCGGCGGCGCGGCGCGCGCGGCATCCGCCGGGCGACGTATCCGGCCGCGTCATGGTCGCCGTCGCGCCGGAGGACCAGGCTGGAGGGGCGGCGGGGACCCGGCCCCGCGCACGCGGAAGGACCCCATGCTCTGCATCGTCTACTCCAGCACCGCCGAGCGGTCCTTCGACGACGTCGACCTCGCCCAGCTCCTGGCGCAGAGCCGGGCGACGAATGAGGCCCATGGGCTGACGGGCCTGCTCGTCCACCGGCAGGGGCGCTTCCTCCAGTTGATCGAGGGCGAGGAGGAGGACGTCCGGGAGCGCATGGCCGCGATCCTCGCCGACGACCGCCACGGGCGCATCTCCACGCTGATGGAGGAGCGCATCACCGAACGGCAGTTCCCCGACTGGACGATGGGGTTCGCGCGCTACGACGCCCGCGTCGCCGAGCGAATCCCCGGCTACCGCGCGTCCTTCGAGGACCTGGAGGGCGACCGTCCGGACGACGCCATCCGGCCCGCGCTCCGCGAGCTCATCCGGTGGTTCCAGGAGGACACCGGCCGGCTGTCCTGAGGGTCGCGGTCTGCCGGCTGTCGGGGATCCGCTCCCTTACGCCGTGGGCCGGGA
This window encodes:
- a CDS encoding BLUF domain-containing protein, coding for MLCIVYSSTAERSFDDVDLAQLLAQSRATNEAHGLTGLLVHRQGRFLQLIEGEEEDVRERMAAILADDRHGRISTLMEERITERQFPDWTMGFARYDARVAERIPGYRASFEDLEGDRPDDAIRPALRELIRWFQEDTGRLS
- a CDS encoding AAA family ATPase, which codes for MIIWLNGTHGVGKTTTARLVQERIPDSRVLDAEKVGEVLMDIRPPLPQLDDFQHWTPWRPLVVETARRVLDYAGGTLVMPMTVLVEGYWREISGGLAAHGVPIRHFVLHTDTATLRDRIQHDLDVGPSAFRFSRVEPYAEAARTWLHAEAEVVDTSRITPEQAADRIAEAVLAGAPGA